Proteins from a single region of Streptococcus oralis:
- a CDS encoding HAD hydrolase family protein translates to MKFVFDLDGTLSFDYMTIDEEIKQVLLKAEDYGHELVFASARSYRDCLGLLGPELSQRLVIGLNGGVAYHLGKTVFERNLDARVYQALVDYCQTYNLPFFADDCFDYSGQIVEKIPFFSSVDPLKVARHQKLEDLGTPIKVVVYMGDHEDLLDDLLDQLERLGQAHLSYHAHEKCLYVNPLDTHKATTVEKLCGENFIAFGNDQNDIELFKTSLYSVQIGDFAGLTPYADETLELKGEPSPAVAAKILQTFAEFKGK, encoded by the coding sequence ATGAAATTCGTATTTGATCTGGATGGGACACTGTCTTTTGACTACATGACCATAGATGAGGAGATTAAGCAGGTTCTGTTAAAGGCTGAAGATTATGGGCATGAGCTTGTGTTTGCCTCAGCCCGCTCTTATCGGGATTGTTTGGGTTTATTAGGTCCTGAACTCAGTCAGCGCTTGGTTATAGGGTTGAATGGTGGCGTAGCCTATCATCTAGGGAAGACTGTTTTCGAAAGGAATCTCGATGCTAGAGTTTATCAGGCGCTAGTGGATTATTGTCAGACTTATAATCTCCCTTTCTTTGCAGATGATTGCTTTGACTATAGCGGTCAGATTGTGGAGAAGATTCCATTTTTCTCCAGTGTGGATCCCCTAAAGGTGGCTCGTCATCAGAAACTCGAGGACTTGGGGACTCCGATTAAGGTAGTCGTTTATATGGGTGACCACGAGGATTTGCTTGATGATCTGCTTGATCAGCTAGAAAGACTAGGACAGGCTCATCTCTCCTATCATGCGCATGAAAAGTGCCTTTATGTTAATCCCTTGGATACTCATAAGGCAACAACTGTTGAAAAATTATGTGGGGAGAACTTCATCGCTTTTGGAAATGACCAAAACGATATTGAACTGTTTAAAACGTCGCTCTATTCTGTCCAGATAGGAGATTTTGCAGGCCTTACTCCATATGCAGATGAAACGTTAGAGCTAAAAGGAGAACCTTCTCCAGCAGTAGCAGCTAAAATATTACAGACCTTTGCGGAATTTAAGGGAAAATAG
- a CDS encoding bifunctional methylenetetrahydrofolate dehydrogenase/methenyltetrahydrofolate cyclohydrolase encodes MAQIIDGKALAAKLQGQLAEKTAKLKEETGLVPGLVVILVGDNPASQVYVRNKERSALAAGFRSEVVRVPETITQPELLDLIAKYNQDPAWHGILVQLPLPKHIDEEAVLLAIDPEKDVDGFHPLNMGRLWSGHPVMIPSTPAGIMEMFHEYGIDLEGKNAVVIGRSNIVGKPMAQLLLAKNATVTLTHSRTHHLAKVAAKADILVVAIGRAKFVTADFVKPGAVVIDVGMNRDENGKLCGDVDYDAVAPLASHITPVPGGVGPMTITMLMEQTYQAALRTLNKD; translated from the coding sequence ATGGCACAGATTATCGATGGGAAGGCTCTTGCAGCTAAGTTACAAGGACAGTTGGCTGAAAAGACGGCCAAACTAAAAGAAGAAACAGGTCTAGTTCCAGGATTGGTGGTGATTTTGGTGGGGGACAATCCCGCCAGCCAAGTCTACGTTCGTAACAAGGAACGGTCAGCTCTCGCTGCTGGATTCCGTAGTGAAGTAGTACGAGTTCCAGAGACCATTACCCAACCGGAATTGTTAGACTTGATTGCCAAATACAACCAAGATCCAGCTTGGCATGGAATTTTGGTCCAGTTGCCCCTACCAAAACATATTGATGAAGAGGCAGTTTTGTTAGCTATTGACCCCGAAAAAGATGTGGATGGTTTCCACCCGCTAAACATGGGTCGCCTCTGGTCTGGTCACCCAGTTATGATTCCTTCGACACCTGCAGGAATTATGGAAATGTTTCATGAGTATGGGATTGATCTAGAAGGTAAAAATGCGGTTGTTATCGGTCGCTCAAACATTGTTGGAAAGCCCATGGCTCAGCTTCTTTTGGCTAAAAATGCGACTGTGACCTTGACCCACTCACGCACCCATCATCTTGCCAAGGTGGCTGCTAAGGCAGATATTCTTGTGGTTGCAATCGGTCGCGCTAAGTTTGTGACTGCTGACTTTGTCAAACCAGGAGCGGTTGTCATTGACGTTGGGATGAACCGCGATGAAAATGGCAAGCTTTGTGGAGATGTTGACTATGATGCTGTTGCACCACTTGCCAGCCATATCACACCTGTACCGGGTGGAGTTGGACCTATGACCATTACCATGCTGATGGAGCAAACCTATCAGGCAGCGCTTCGAACACTAAACAAGGACTAG
- a CDS encoding TfoX/Sxy family protein, which produces MASSKEYLDFILEQLSELEEMSYRPMMGEYILYYRGKIIGGIYDNRLLLKSVKVVMDQLGQTRLERPYEGAKEMILIEDIEDKSVLMRLIKDMYEVLPAPKVKKKA; this is translated from the coding sequence ATGGCTTCCAGTAAAGAATATTTAGATTTTATTCTCGAACAGCTATCAGAGCTAGAGGAGATGAGTTATCGTCCAATGATGGGAGAGTATATCCTTTATTATCGTGGGAAGATTATTGGGGGAATCTATGATAATCGTTTGTTACTGAAGTCTGTGAAGGTAGTCATGGATCAACTGGGACAGACTAGGCTTGAACGTCCTTATGAAGGAGCCAAGGAGATGATTTTGATAGAAGACATTGAAGATAAGTCAGTTCTGATGAGATTAATCAAGGATATGTATGAAGTCTTACCGGCTCCAAAAGTCAAAAAGAAAGCATGA
- a CDS encoding amino acid ABC transporter ATP-binding protein, which produces MTETLIKIEELHKSFGKNEVLKGINLEIKRGEVVVIIGPSGSGKSTLLRSMNLLEEASKGKVIFEGVDITDKKNDLFAMREKMGMVFQQFNLFPNMTVMENITLSPIKTKGESKEVAEKRAQELLEKVGLPDKATAYPQSLSGGQQQRIAIARGLAMEPDVLLFDEPTSALDPEMVGEVLAVMQDLAKSGMTMVIVTHEMGFAREVADRVIFMADGVVVEDGTPEEIFNQTKEQRTKEFLSKVL; this is translated from the coding sequence ATGACAGAAACCTTGATTAAAATTGAAGAACTACATAAGTCTTTTGGGAAAAATGAAGTTTTAAAAGGCATCAACCTTGAGATTAAACGAGGAGAAGTTGTGGTCATTATCGGTCCGTCAGGGAGCGGGAAATCAACCCTCCTTCGTTCGATGAATCTCCTTGAAGAAGCAAGTAAAGGTAAGGTTATCTTTGAAGGAGTTGATATCACTGATAAGAAAAATGACCTTTTTGCTATGCGTGAAAAGATGGGCATGGTATTCCAACAATTCAACCTCTTTCCCAATATGACAGTGATGGAAAATATCACTTTGTCACCAATTAAAACCAAAGGTGAAAGCAAGGAAGTTGCGGAGAAAAGAGCACAGGAACTGTTAGAAAAAGTTGGCTTGCCAGATAAGGCAACGGCCTATCCTCAGAGTTTGTCAGGTGGTCAGCAGCAACGGATTGCCATTGCACGTGGACTAGCAATGGAGCCAGATGTTCTGCTCTTTGATGAGCCGACTTCAGCCCTAGACCCTGAGATGGTTGGAGAAGTTCTAGCTGTTATGCAAGACCTTGCCAAGTCAGGGATGACCATGGTGATTGTGACGCATGAAATGGGCTTTGCGCGTGAGGTAGCAGACCGTGTTATCTTTATGGCGGATGGAGTTGTTGTCGAAGATGGAACGCCAGAGGAGATTTTCAATCAAACAAAAGAACAACGGACCAAGGAATTTTTGAGTAAGGTTTTGTAA
- a CDS encoding amino acid ABC transporter permease: MNFSFLPKYLPYFNYGALITVLISILVVCLGTIIGVLLAFAQRSRFKPLVWFANVYVWIFRGTPMMVQIMIAFALMHINAPTIQVGILGVDLSRLIPGILIISMNSGAYVSETVRAGINAVPKGQLEAAYSLGIRPKNAMRYVILPQAIKNILPALGNEFITIIKDSSLLSAIGVMELWNGATTVATTTYLPLTPLLFAAFYYLIMTSVLTVALKAFEKHIGQGDKK; encoded by the coding sequence ATGAATTTTTCTTTTTTACCAAAGTATTTACCGTATTTTAACTATGGTGCTCTGATTACCGTATTGATTTCCATCCTTGTTGTCTGCTTAGGGACCATTATAGGTGTGTTACTGGCCTTTGCCCAACGTTCACGCTTTAAACCGCTCGTTTGGTTTGCAAATGTATATGTTTGGATTTTCCGTGGAACGCCAATGATGGTTCAAATAATGATTGCTTTTGCCCTTATGCATATCAACGCTCCGACTATCCAAGTGGGAATTTTAGGAGTTGATCTTTCTCGTCTGATTCCTGGTATTCTGATTATTTCTATGAATAGTGGAGCTTACGTTTCAGAAACTGTTCGTGCGGGGATCAATGCGGTTCCTAAAGGACAGTTAGAGGCCGCATATTCTCTAGGTATTCGTCCGAAAAATGCCATGCGTTATGTCATTTTGCCACAAGCTATCAAGAATATTCTTCCAGCTCTGGGAAATGAATTTATCACCATTATCAAGGATAGTTCCCTCTTGTCGGCAATTGGGGTGATGGAGTTGTGGAATGGTGCAACGACAGTAGCAACAACAACTTATTTACCATTGACTCCACTTTTATTTGCAGCCTTTTACTATTTGATTATGACCTCTGTTTTGACAGTGGCGTTGAAAGCATTTGAAAAACATATTGGACAAGGAGACAAGAAATAA
- a CDS encoding DUF1797 family protein gives MESHLVRIINRLEAMTKDGGNLKRNFEREGVVVAEVAYSHDEENGSLFTLRDVEARETYTFDSIDLIAMEIYELLY, from the coding sequence ATGGAATCACATTTGGTTAGAATCATTAACCGCTTAGAAGCAATGACAAAAGATGGTGGAAATCTAAAACGTAATTTTGAACGTGAAGGTGTTGTTGTCGCAGAAGTTGCATACAGTCACGACGAAGAAAACGGATCACTCTTCACCCTTCGTGATGTAGAGGCTCGTGAAACTTATACCTTTGATAGCATTGATTTGATTGCAATGGAGATCTACGAACTCCTTTACTAA
- a CDS encoding ATP-dependent Clp protease ATP-binding subunit, with translation MLCQNCKINDSTIHLYTNINGQQKQIDLCQNCYKIIKTDPNNTLFKGMTDLNNHDFDPFGDFFNDLNNFKPSSNNVPPTQSGGGYGGNGGYGPQNRGPLQTPPSQERGLLEEYGINITEIARRGDIDPVIGRDEEIIRVIEILNRRTKNNPVLIGEPGVGKTAVVEGLAQKIVDGDVPHKLQGKQVIRLDVVSLVQGTGIRGQFEERMQKLMEEIRKREDIILFIDEIHEIVGAGSAGDGNMDAGNILKPALARGELQLVGATTLNEYRIIEKDAALERRMQPVKVDEPTVEETIIILKGVQKKYEDYHHVKYTDAAIEAAANLSNRYIQDRFLPDKAIDLLDEAGSKMNLTLNFVDPKVIDQRLIEAENLKAQATREEDFEKAAYFRDQIAKYKEMQKNKVTDQDTPIISEKTIEHIIEQKTNIPVGELKEKEQSQLIHLADDLKAHVIGQDEAVDKIAKAIRRNRVGLGTPNRPIGSFLFVGPTGVGKTELSKQLAIELFGSADSMIRFDMSEYMEKHSVAKLVGAPPGYVGYDEAGQLTEKVRRNPYSLILLDEVEKAHPDVMHMFLQVLDDGRLTDGQGRTVSFKDAIIIMTSNAGTGKAEASVGFGAAREGRTNSVLGELGNFFSPEFMNRFDGIIEFKPLSKDNLLQIVELMLADVNKRLSSNNIHLDVTDKVKEKLVDLGYDPKMGARPLRRTIQDHIEDAITDFYLENPSEKDLKAVMTSNGNIQIKSAKKTEKTEEIASEREE, from the coding sequence ATGCTCTGTCAAAACTGTAAAATAAACGACTCAACAATTCATCTGTATACCAACATCAATGGACAGCAAAAGCAAATTGATCTCTGTCAAAATTGCTATAAAATTATCAAAACAGATCCAAATAATACCCTCTTTAAAGGAATGACTGACTTAAATAATCATGACTTTGATCCTTTTGGTGACTTTTTCAATGATTTGAACAATTTCAAACCTTCTTCTAATAACGTCCCTCCAACTCAATCTGGTGGGGGATATGGAGGAAACGGTGGTTATGGACCTCAAAACCGAGGCCCGCTTCAAACACCACCTAGCCAAGAAAGAGGACTCCTAGAGGAATATGGTATCAATATTACTGAGATTGCTCGTCGGGGAGATATTGACCCTGTTATAGGTCGAGATGAGGAGATTATCCGCGTTATCGAAATCCTCAACCGTCGAACCAAGAACAATCCTGTCCTTATCGGAGAGCCAGGTGTTGGTAAAACAGCCGTTGTTGAAGGTCTAGCTCAGAAGATTGTCGACGGCGATGTTCCCCACAAACTCCAAGGCAAGCAGGTCATCCGTCTGGATGTGGTTAGTCTAGTTCAAGGAACAGGTATCCGAGGCCAATTTGAAGAACGTATGCAAAAGCTCATGGAAGAAATTCGCAAACGCGAGGACATCATCCTCTTTATCGACGAAATCCATGAAATTGTTGGTGCAGGATCTGCTGGCGATGGCAATATGGATGCAGGAAATATCCTCAAACCAGCCCTTGCCCGTGGTGAATTGCAACTGGTCGGTGCCACTACTCTCAATGAATACCGCATCATTGAAAAAGATGCTGCTCTAGAGCGCCGTATGCAACCTGTCAAGGTAGATGAACCAACTGTCGAAGAAACCATTATCATCCTTAAAGGGGTTCAAAAGAAATACGAAGACTACCATCACGTCAAGTATACTGATGCTGCCATCGAAGCTGCTGCAAATCTTTCCAACCGCTATATCCAAGACCGCTTCTTGCCAGACAAGGCTATTGACCTGTTGGACGAAGCTGGTTCAAAGATGAATCTGACGCTGAACTTTGTTGATCCTAAAGTGATTGATCAGCGCTTGATTGAGGCTGAAAATCTCAAGGCTCAAGCTACACGAGAGGAAGATTTTGAAAAGGCTGCTTATTTCCGCGATCAGATTGCCAAGTACAAGGAAATGCAGAAAAACAAGGTGACCGATCAGGATACTCCTATCATCAGTGAGAAAACCATCGAACATATCATTGAGCAGAAAACCAATATTCCTGTTGGGGAACTCAAAGAAAAAGAACAGTCTCAGCTTATCCATCTAGCAGACGACCTCAAAGCTCATGTCATTGGTCAAGATGAAGCTGTCGATAAGATTGCTAAGGCCATCCGTCGTAATCGTGTTGGACTTGGAACTCCTAACCGCCCAATCGGAAGCTTCCTCTTTGTCGGACCAACTGGTGTCGGTAAGACAGAACTTTCCAAACAACTAGCCATTGAGCTCTTTGGTTCTGCTGACAGCATGATTCGCTTTGACATGAGTGAATACATGGAAAAACACAGCGTGGCTAAATTAGTCGGAGCCCCTCCAGGTTATGTCGGCTACGACGAAGCTGGTCAGTTAACGGAAAAAGTTCGTCGCAATCCCTACTCTCTCATCCTTCTCGATGAAGTCGAAAAAGCCCATCCAGATGTGATGCACATGTTCCTTCAAGTCTTGGATGATGGTCGTTTGACTGATGGGCAAGGACGTACAGTTAGCTTCAAGGATGCCATCATTATCATGACCTCAAATGCAGGTACGGGTAAGGCCGAAGCTAGCGTTGGTTTTGGGGCAGCTCGTGAAGGTCGAACCAACTCTGTTCTCGGTGAACTCGGCAACTTCTTTAGTCCAGAGTTTATGAACCGTTTTGATGGCATCATCGAATTTAAACCTCTCAGCAAGGACAACCTTCTCCAAATCGTCGAACTCATGCTAGCGGATGTCAACAAACGCCTCTCTAGTAACAATATCCACCTCGATGTGACAGACAAGGTCAAGGAAAAGTTGGTTGACTTGGGATATGATCCAAAAATGGGAGCACGGCCACTCCGTCGCACCATTCAAGACCATATCGAGGATGCCATCACTGACTTCTACCTTGAAAATCCAAGCGAAAAAGACCTCAAGGCAGTCATGACAAGCAATGGCAATATTCAAATCAAATCTGCCAAAAAAACTGAGAAAACAGAAGAGATTGCTTCTGAAAGAGAAGAATAA
- a CDS encoding GyrI-like domain-containing protein: protein MKYEWRKEAKDLYQVKARPSILQVPGQSYIVIDGKGDPNQEDFSERVGALYALAYAIKMKYKKAPLDEVYTDFTVFPLEGVWKKEKEGELVKSELSYSIMIGQPDFITRELFEVALNEVKIKKPNLLYEAVRFEKIEEGQSLAMLHVGPFDTENETFAEMEHFCQLHKLKRTSEVHREIYLTNLHRTEPSKLKTILRYQVQEEN from the coding sequence ATGAAATACGAATGGAGAAAAGAAGCAAAAGATCTTTATCAAGTGAAAGCTAGGCCCAGCATCCTGCAGGTACCAGGTCAATCCTATATCGTGATTGATGGTAAAGGTGATCCAAATCAAGAAGATTTTTCAGAACGAGTAGGGGCCTTATATGCCTTAGCCTATGCGATAAAGATGAAGTATAAAAAAGCTCCTCTGGATGAGGTTTACACTGATTTTACTGTCTTTCCTTTAGAAGGTGTATGGAAAAAGGAGAAGGAGGGAGAACTGGTAAAAAGTGAGCTTTCTTATAGCATTATGATTGGGCAACCCGATTTTATTACGAGAGAACTATTTGAGGTAGCTCTGAACGAGGTCAAAATCAAGAAGCCAAATCTTCTTTATGAGGCTGTTCGTTTTGAAAAGATAGAAGAAGGCCAAAGCCTTGCTATGCTTCATGTAGGACCTTTTGATACTGAAAATGAGACTTTTGCAGAGATGGAGCATTTTTGTCAACTTCATAAGCTCAAAAGAACTTCGGAAGTCCACCGAGAAATTTATCTCACTAACCTTCATCGAACGGAGCCAAGCAAATTAAAAACAATTCTTCGCTATCAAGTTCAAGAAGAGAATTAA
- a CDS encoding helix-turn-helix transcriptional regulator: protein MAESRLFRILYLLLEKGSTTAPELARLFEVSVRTIYRDIERLSMAGIPLYSIPGKAGGIFLLKDFVLDRTLVSEDEKLELLSALQGIRALTNDKQDLLLEKLESIFQVSPSPWIEVDLTDWRKREGQKELFDNIKYAILEKRQLVITYLGGCGQKTIRTVEPFKLVFKKRDWYLHAYCCLKEEWRFFKLSRIRKYHLTTETVKQKNVEDWVDGSDQVAHQIKVSLKFSPKLAFRVYEDFSEDEISLGKDGCYYVKTVLPEHESLYTYLLSYLDGVEILAPNHLKKELLSRLEKIQKLYKP from the coding sequence ATGGCAGAATCAAGACTATTTCGTATCCTATACCTACTTTTAGAAAAAGGCAGTACAACGGCTCCTGAATTAGCCCGATTATTTGAAGTATCTGTACGAACGATTTATCGCGATATTGAGCGGTTGAGTATGGCAGGGATTCCTCTGTATTCGATACCTGGAAAGGCGGGCGGGATCTTTTTATTGAAAGACTTTGTTCTGGATCGCACTCTAGTTTCTGAGGATGAAAAATTAGAACTTCTATCAGCTTTGCAAGGGATTCGAGCTCTGACAAATGACAAGCAAGATCTGTTACTTGAAAAGTTGGAATCTATTTTTCAAGTTTCTCCCAGCCCTTGGATAGAGGTAGACTTGACTGACTGGAGGAAGCGAGAAGGTCAAAAAGAATTATTTGATAACATCAAATATGCTATTCTAGAGAAAAGGCAACTGGTGATTACTTATCTAGGTGGGTGTGGTCAGAAAACGATTCGTACAGTCGAGCCCTTTAAACTCGTATTTAAAAAGAGAGATTGGTACCTTCATGCCTACTGTTGTTTGAAGGAAGAGTGGCGTTTTTTCAAATTGTCTAGAATTAGGAAATATCACCTAACAACTGAAACTGTGAAGCAGAAAAATGTGGAGGATTGGGTTGATGGTTCAGATCAAGTGGCACATCAAATCAAAGTTTCCTTGAAGTTTAGTCCCAAGCTTGCTTTCCGGGTTTATGAAGATTTTTCAGAAGATGAGATTAGCTTGGGGAAAGATGGGTGTTATTATGTCAAGACAGTCCTACCAGAGCATGAAAGTCTGTATACTTACCTCCTGTCTTATCTAGATGGGGTAGAAATACTCGCCCCCAATCATCTGAAGAAGGAATTGCTTTCTAGATTAGAAAAAATCCAAAAACTTTACAAACCTTGA
- a CDS encoding NUDIX hydrolase, which produces MANPTFGDKKENVTYQPRYGVYAVIPDAEKKQIVLVQAPNGAWFLPGGEIEAGEDHQEALKRELIEELGFTAEIGTYYGQADEYFYSRHRDSYYYNPAYLYEATSFQEVQKPLEDFNHIAWFPIDEAIEKLKRGSHKWGIEAWKIQHEID; this is translated from the coding sequence ATGGCAAACCCAACTTTTGGTGATAAAAAAGAGAATGTGACCTACCAGCCCCGCTATGGTGTGTACGCAGTTATTCCTGATGCGGAGAAAAAACAAATTGTCCTAGTTCAAGCTCCCAATGGTGCTTGGTTCTTGCCAGGTGGAGAGATTGAAGCAGGCGAAGACCATCAAGAAGCTCTGAAGAGAGAACTAATCGAAGAACTTGGCTTTACAGCTGAAATCGGAACTTATTATGGGCAAGCTGATGAGTATTTCTACTCTCGCCACCGTGATAGCTACTACTACAATCCAGCTTATCTCTATGAAGCTACTTCTTTCCAAGAAGTACAAAAACCATTAGAAGATTTTAATCATATTGCTTGGTTCCCTATTGATGAAGCAATTGAAAAACTCAAACGTGGTAGCCATAAATGGGGAATAGAAGCTTGGAAAATCCAACATGAAATTGACTAA
- a CDS encoding DUF1827 family protein, whose protein sequence is MKLINTTNSHSQLVKSQLESTDATLVEVYSAGNTDVVFTQAPLHYEILISNKHRAIREPEIETIQDFFLKRKIGKGSIDEANIKTLYSDKLIEISIPIK, encoded by the coding sequence ATGAAGCTTATCAATACGACAAACTCACACTCGCAACTTGTTAAAAGCCAATTAGAAAGCACAGACGCAACTCTTGTCGAGGTCTATTCTGCTGGAAACACAGATGTGGTTTTCACACAAGCCCCGCTTCACTATGAAATCCTCATTTCCAACAAACACCGTGCTATTCGTGAACCTGAAATTGAAACCATCCAAGACTTCTTCTTAAAGCGTAAAATCGGCAAAGGAAGCATTGACGAAGCCAATATCAAGACCCTCTATTCGGATAAATTGATTGAGATTTCAATCCCTATAAAATAG